One Streptomyces mobaraensis NBRC 13819 = DSM 40847 DNA segment encodes these proteins:
- the hrpB gene encoding ATP-dependent helicase HrpB — translation MIRTDVLDRLPVRGALPALVSALDGHGTAVLCAPPGTGKTTLVPLVLAGLVGAPGPVRRVLVAEPRRIAARAAARRMAWLLGEETGGRVGFTVRGERRVGPGTVVEVVTTGVLLQRLQRDQELSGVDVVVLDECHERHLDADTAAAFLLDVRAALRPELRLVAASATTDAEGWARLLGDAPVVAAEGVSHPVETVWAPPERPVRPPHGTRVDPVLLEHVAGVVRRALRERAGDVLCFLPGVGEIARVAGLLGGPAELGAEVLQVHGRAPAAVQEAVLAGGSGTRRVVLATAVAESSLTVPGVRVVVDSGLAREPRTDHARGLSALATVRASRAAGRQRAGRAGREAPGTVYRCWAEADEARLPAFPAPEILVADLAGFALQAACWGDPDASGLALLDPPPAGALAAARAVLTATGAVDADGRPTARGHRMARLGVHPRLARALLDGAAEVGARRTAEIVALLSEEPPREYGDDLAAAWRAARRGGDAYAARWRAEARRLESALRGVSERTSGDALTDDAAAGLVAALAFPERVARARGEGAFLMVSGTGAVLGDGSRLRSAPWLAVAVADRPVASASARVRLGAVIDEDTARATAGALFAEAEEVCWSAERGDVVARRVARLGAVELSSRPLASPDRVLLRAALVEGLRAEGPGLLRWTPEATGLRERLAFLHRELGAPWPDVSDEALLADPEAWLGPELDAARRRADLERVDARAALERLLPWAGGEAARLAELAPERIEVPSGSRIRVDYGSGRPVLAVKLQELFGLERTPTVAGGRVPVLVHLLSPAGRPAAVTADLASFWRDGYRAVRAELRGRYPRHPWPEDPSTAEPTRRANARRR, via the coding sequence GTGATCCGTACCGACGTCCTCGACCGGCTTCCCGTCCGCGGTGCGCTGCCCGCGCTCGTCTCCGCCCTCGACGGGCACGGCACCGCCGTGCTCTGCGCGCCGCCCGGCACGGGCAAGACGACGCTGGTGCCGCTGGTCCTGGCCGGTCTGGTGGGGGCGCCGGGTCCGGTCCGGCGGGTCCTGGTGGCCGAGCCGCGGCGGATCGCCGCCCGCGCGGCGGCGCGGCGCATGGCGTGGCTGCTGGGCGAGGAGACCGGGGGCCGGGTGGGTTTCACGGTGCGCGGCGAGCGCAGGGTGGGGCCCGGGACCGTCGTCGAGGTGGTGACGACGGGTGTGCTGCTGCAGCGGCTCCAGCGCGACCAGGAGCTCTCCGGGGTCGACGTGGTGGTGCTCGACGAGTGCCACGAGCGGCATCTGGACGCCGACACGGCGGCGGCGTTCCTGCTGGACGTGCGGGCCGCGCTGCGGCCGGAGCTGCGGCTGGTCGCCGCGTCGGCGACGACCGACGCCGAGGGGTGGGCGCGGCTGCTCGGCGACGCGCCGGTGGTCGCCGCCGAGGGCGTGTCGCACCCGGTGGAGACGGTGTGGGCGCCGCCGGAGCGGCCGGTGCGCCCGCCGCACGGGACGCGCGTGGACCCGGTGCTGCTGGAGCACGTGGCCGGCGTGGTGCGGCGGGCGCTGCGGGAGCGGGCGGGGGACGTGCTGTGCTTCCTGCCCGGTGTCGGCGAGATCGCCCGGGTCGCGGGGCTGCTGGGCGGCCCCGCCGAACTGGGGGCGGAGGTCCTCCAGGTGCACGGCCGGGCTCCGGCGGCCGTGCAGGAGGCGGTGCTGGCGGGCGGGTCGGGGACGCGGCGGGTGGTGCTGGCCACGGCGGTGGCCGAGTCGAGCCTGACCGTGCCGGGCGTCCGCGTGGTGGTGGATTCCGGGCTGGCCCGGGAGCCGCGTACGGACCACGCGCGCGGGCTGAGCGCGCTGGCCACCGTCCGGGCGTCGCGGGCCGCCGGCCGGCAGCGGGCGGGCCGCGCGGGGCGTGAGGCGCCGGGGACCGTCTACCGCTGCTGGGCGGAGGCCGACGAGGCGCGGCTGCCCGCCTTCCCCGCGCCGGAGATCCTGGTCGCCGATCTGGCGGGGTTCGCACTGCAAGCGGCCTGCTGGGGCGATCCGGACGCGAGCGGGCTGGCGCTGCTGGACCCGCCGCCGGCCGGCGCGCTGGCCGCCGCGCGCGCCGTGCTGACGGCCACGGGCGCCGTGGACGCGGACGGGCGCCCCACCGCGCGCGGCCACCGGATGGCCCGGCTGGGCGTGCATCCGCGGCTGGCCCGGGCCCTGCTCGACGGCGCCGCCGAGGTGGGGGCGCGGCGCACGGCGGAGATCGTGGCGCTGCTGAGCGAGGAACCGCCGCGCGAGTACGGCGACGATCTGGCCGCCGCCTGGCGGGCCGCGCGCCGGGGTGGTGACGCGTATGCCGCGCGCTGGCGGGCGGAGGCCCGGCGGCTGGAGTCGGCGCTGCGCGGCGTCTCCGAGAGAACGTCCGGGGACGCGCTCACCGATGACGCCGCCGCGGGCCTGGTCGCCGCGCTGGCGTTCCCCGAGCGGGTGGCGCGGGCGCGCGGTGAGGGCGCGTTCCTGATGGTGTCGGGGACGGGTGCCGTCCTGGGCGACGGTTCACGGCTGCGCAGCGCGCCGTGGCTGGCGGTGGCCGTGGCGGACCGTCCTGTCGCCTCGGCGTCGGCCCGGGTGCGGCTGGGCGCGGTGATCGACGAGGACACGGCCCGGGCGACCGCCGGGGCGCTGTTCGCCGAGGCGGAGGAGGTGTGCTGGTCGGCGGAGCGCGGTGACGTGGTGGCCCGGCGCGTGGCCCGCCTGGGCGCCGTCGAGCTGTCCTCGCGGCCGCTCGCCTCCCCCGACCGCGTCCTGCTCCGCGCGGCCCTGGTGGAGGGGTTGCGGGCCGAGGGGCCGGGGCTGCTGCGCTGGACTCCGGAGGCGACCGGGCTGCGGGAGCGGCTCGCGTTCCTGCACCGGGAGCTGGGCGCGCCCTGGCCGGACGTCTCCGACGAGGCACTGCTGGCGGACCCCGAGGCGTGGCTCGGTCCGGAACTGGACGCGGCGCGGCGCCGCGCCGATCTGGAGCGGGTGGACGCCCGGGCCGCCCTGGAGCGGCTGCTGCCGTGGGCGGGCGGGGAGGCGGCCCGGCTGGCCGAGCTGGCCCCGGAGCGGATCGAGGTGCCCAGCGGGTCGCGGATCCGGGTGGACTACGGGAGCGGACGGCCGGTACTGGCCGTCAAGTTGCAGGAGTTGTTCGGTCTGGAGCGGACCCCGACCGTGGCCGGCGGGCGGGTGCCCGTCCTCGTCCACCTGCTGTCACCGGCCGGGCGGCCGGCGGCGGTGACGGCGGACCTGGCCTCGTTCTGGCGCGACGGCTACCGGGCGGTCCGGGCCGAGCTGCGGGGCCGCTATCCGCGGCACCCCTGGCCGGAGGACCCGTCGACGGCGGAGCCCACGCGGCGGGCGAACGCCCGGCGCCGGTGA
- a CDS encoding branched-chain amino acid ABC transporter permease, translating to MHELPQQLANGLILGAMYGLIAIGYTMVYGIVQLINFAHGEIFMVGGFGALTVHLALPDGTALLLALPLMILGGIAAAVAIAVAAERFAYRPLRNAPRLAPLITAIGLSIALQQAVWKWYPDAKKARVFPQFKGESFHVLGATVQRGEVFLLIAAPLCMLALGLFVARTRTGRGMQATAQDPDTAKLMGINTDRIIVIAFAIGATFAAVAAVAHGLKYGQVDFRMGFITGLKAFTAAVLGGIGNIYGAMLGGVVLGVAEALATGYIEEIPGMSQFGGGSWKDVWAFVLLILVLLLRPQGLLGERVADRA from the coding sequence GTGCACGAACTGCCGCAACAGCTGGCCAACGGACTCATCCTCGGCGCGATGTACGGCCTCATCGCGATCGGCTACACGATGGTCTACGGCATCGTCCAGCTCATCAACTTCGCCCACGGCGAGATCTTCATGGTCGGCGGCTTCGGCGCCCTCACCGTCCACCTCGCCCTCCCCGACGGCACCGCGCTGCTCCTAGCCCTCCCCCTCATGATCCTCGGCGGCATCGCCGCCGCCGTCGCCATCGCCGTAGCCGCCGAACGCTTCGCCTACCGGCCGCTGCGCAACGCCCCACGACTCGCGCCGCTCATCACCGCCATCGGCCTCTCCATCGCCCTCCAGCAGGCCGTCTGGAAGTGGTACCCCGACGCCAAGAAGGCGCGGGTCTTCCCTCAGTTCAAAGGCGAGTCGTTCCACGTCCTCGGCGCCACGGTCCAGCGCGGCGAGGTCTTCCTGCTGATCGCCGCACCGCTGTGCATGCTCGCCCTCGGCCTCTTCGTCGCCAGGACCCGCACCGGCCGCGGCATGCAGGCCACCGCCCAGGACCCCGACACCGCCAAGCTCATGGGCATCAACACCGACCGCATCATCGTCATCGCCTTCGCCATCGGCGCCACCTTCGCCGCCGTCGCCGCCGTCGCCCACGGCCTCAAATACGGACAGGTGGACTTCCGCATGGGCTTCATCACCGGCCTCAAAGCCTTCACCGCGGCCGTCCTCGGCGGCATCGGCAACATCTACGGCGCCATGCTGGGCGGCGTCGTCCTCGGCGTCGCCGAAGCCCTCGCCACCGGCTACATCGAGGAGATCCCCGGCATGTCCCAGTTCGGCGGCGGCTCCTGGAAGGACGTCTGGGCCTTCGTCCTCCTCATCCTCGTCCTGCTGCTCAGGCCGCAGGGCCTGCTCGGCGAACGCGTCGCGGATCGGGCGTGA
- a CDS encoding FdhF/YdeP family oxidoreductase: MAGKPPTGDPVQDAPEVTAPQHAAAGLTAIGHSLRAAQRQMGVRRTALTLLRVNQKDGFDCPGCAWPEPDKRHTAEFCENGAKAVAEEATLRRITPAFFAVHSVADLAGRSGYWLGQQGRLTRPMYLAEGADHYKPVSWERAFGIIADELRALESPDEAVFYTSGRTSNEAAFLYQLFAREFGTNNLPDCSNMCHESSGSALTDTLGVGKGSVLLEDLYKADLIIVAGQNPGTNHPRMLSALEKAKRGGTRIMTVNPLPEAGLERFKNPQNARGLAGSGTPLTDLFLKIRLGGDQALFRLLNRLVLETEGAVDEGFVREHTHGYEEFAALARGADWDETLRATGLAREEILAALRMILDSERTVVCWAMGLTQHKHAVVTIKEIVNLLLLRGAIGRPGAGVCPVRGHSNVQGDRTMGIFERPAPAFLDALEKEFGFAPPREHGLDVVRAIRALRDGQAKVFLAMGGNFVSATPDTDVTEAAVRRARLTVHVSTKLNRSHVITGARALILPTLGRTERDRQRGGDQFVTVEDSMGMVHASRGRLDPASPHLLSEPAIVCRLARAVLGTASTTPWERFEEDYGTIRDRIARVIPGFEDFNARVSRPGGFTLPHAPRDSRTFPTTTGKANFTAAPMEYPHVPEGRLLLQTIRSHDQYNTTIYGLDDRYRGIKNGRRVVLLHPDDARDHGLADGAYADLVSEWTDGTERRAPGFRVVHYPTARGCAAAYYPETNVLVPLDHTADQSNTPASKSVIIRLEPTERPASTT, translated from the coding sequence ATGGCAGGCAAACCACCGACCGGCGACCCCGTCCAGGACGCCCCCGAGGTCACCGCGCCGCAGCACGCCGCGGCGGGCCTCACCGCCATCGGGCACTCGTTGCGCGCCGCCCAGCGGCAGATGGGCGTCCGGCGCACCGCGCTCACCCTGCTCAGGGTCAACCAGAAGGACGGCTTCGACTGCCCGGGCTGCGCCTGGCCCGAGCCGGACAAGCGGCACACCGCGGAGTTCTGCGAGAACGGCGCCAAGGCCGTCGCCGAGGAGGCGACGCTCCGCCGGATCACCCCCGCCTTCTTCGCCGTCCACTCGGTCGCGGATCTCGCCGGCCGCAGCGGCTACTGGCTCGGCCAGCAGGGCCGCCTCACCCGCCCCATGTACCTCGCGGAGGGCGCGGACCACTACAAGCCGGTGAGCTGGGAGCGGGCCTTCGGCATCATCGCCGACGAGCTGCGCGCCCTGGAGTCGCCCGACGAGGCCGTCTTCTACACCTCGGGGCGCACCAGCAACGAGGCAGCGTTCCTGTACCAGTTGTTCGCCCGCGAGTTCGGCACCAACAACCTGCCCGACTGCTCGAACATGTGCCACGAGTCCTCGGGCTCGGCCCTCACCGACACCCTCGGCGTCGGCAAGGGCAGCGTCCTGCTGGAGGACCTCTACAAGGCCGACCTGATCATCGTCGCCGGGCAGAACCCGGGCACCAACCACCCCCGGATGCTCTCCGCCCTGGAGAAGGCCAAGCGCGGTGGCACGAGGATCATGACCGTCAACCCGCTGCCCGAGGCGGGCCTCGAACGGTTCAAGAACCCGCAGAACGCGCGCGGCCTCGCCGGCTCCGGCACCCCCCTCACCGACCTCTTCCTCAAGATCCGGCTCGGCGGCGACCAGGCCCTCTTCCGCCTCCTCAACCGGCTGGTCCTGGAGACCGAGGGCGCCGTCGACGAGGGATTCGTCCGCGAGCACACCCACGGCTACGAGGAGTTCGCCGCCCTCGCCCGCGGCGCCGACTGGGACGAGACCCTGCGCGCCACCGGCCTGGCCCGGGAGGAGATCCTGGCCGCCCTGCGCATGATCCTCGACTCCGAACGCACCGTCGTCTGCTGGGCCATGGGCCTCACCCAGCACAAGCACGCCGTCGTCACCATCAAGGAGATCGTCAACCTCCTGCTGCTGCGCGGCGCGATCGGCCGCCCCGGCGCCGGCGTCTGCCCCGTCCGCGGCCACAGCAACGTCCAGGGCGACCGCACCATGGGCATCTTCGAACGCCCCGCCCCCGCCTTCCTCGACGCCCTGGAGAAGGAGTTCGGCTTCGCCCCGCCCCGCGAGCACGGCCTCGACGTGGTCCGCGCCATCCGGGCGCTCCGCGACGGACAGGCCAAGGTCTTCCTCGCCATGGGCGGCAACTTCGTCTCCGCCACCCCCGACACCGACGTCACGGAAGCGGCCGTCCGGCGCGCACGTCTCACGGTCCACGTCTCCACCAAGCTCAACCGCTCGCACGTGATCACCGGAGCGCGGGCGCTCATCCTGCCCACCCTCGGCCGCACCGAACGCGACCGGCAGCGCGGCGGCGACCAGTTCGTCACCGTCGAGGACTCCATGGGCATGGTCCACGCCTCCCGCGGCCGGCTCGACCCCGCGAGCCCCCACCTGCTCTCCGAGCCCGCCATCGTCTGCCGTCTGGCCCGCGCCGTCCTCGGCACCGCCTCCACCACCCCCTGGGAGCGCTTCGAGGAGGACTACGGCACCATCCGCGACCGCATCGCCCGCGTGATCCCCGGCTTCGAGGACTTCAACGCCCGCGTCTCCCGCCCCGGCGGCTTCACCCTGCCCCACGCGCCCCGCGACAGCCGCACTTTCCCCACCACCACGGGGAAGGCCAACTTCACCGCGGCGCCCATGGAGTACCCGCACGTCCCGGAAGGCCGCCTGCTCCTCCAGACCATCCGCTCCCACGACCAGTACAACACCACCATCTACGGCCTCGACGACCGCTACCGCGGCATCAAGAACGGCCGCCGCGTCGTCCTCCTCCACCCCGACGACGCCCGCGACCACGGCCTCGCCGACGGCGCGTACGCCGACCTCGTCAGCGAGTGGACGGACGGCACCGAACGGCGCGCCCCCGGCTTCCGCGTCGTCCACTACCCGACGGCACGCGGCTGCGCCGCCGCGTACTACCCGGAGACCAACGTCCTGGTGCCGCTGGACCACACCGCGGATCAGAGCAACACCCCCGCGAGCAAGTCCGTCATCATCCGACTCGAACCCACCGAGCGTCCCGCGAGCACCACCTGA
- a CDS encoding branched-chain amino acid ABC transporter substrate-binding protein codes for MLLLTTALTAGALTLSACGSRDDDKGGDNGDKGGRKTTVVIGLDAPLTGDLSALGQGIKNSAHLAVTNANKSNEVPGVTFELSALDDQAQPTSGQQNATKLAGDKKVVGIVGPLNSSVAQSMQQVAQSNTVALISPANTTPDLTQGKDWKQDRRKRQFSTYFRTATTDEVQGAFGGKYAHDQIKAKTAYVIDDQKTYGVGLAAAFSTQFTALGGKIAGTEHVNPEDRDFKAIVSKAKSSGADLVFYGGEYPAAAPLSQQLKESGVKAPLMGGDGMYSADYIKLNKKSAGDYATSVGKPVEQLDSAKKFIEDYKAAGYKDRYEAYGGSTYDATWAIIQAVKAVVADNGGKLPDGARAKVVEALNKVKFDGVTGTVSFDKYGDTTNTMITAYQVEGDTWKARHSAEFKR; via the coding sequence TTGCTCCTGCTCACCACCGCACTCACCGCCGGGGCCCTCACCCTGAGCGCCTGCGGCTCCCGCGACGACGACAAAGGGGGCGACAACGGCGACAAGGGTGGCAGGAAGACCACCGTGGTGATCGGCCTCGACGCCCCCTTGACCGGCGACCTCTCCGCCCTGGGCCAGGGCATCAAGAACTCCGCCCACCTCGCCGTCACCAACGCCAACAAGAGCAACGAAGTCCCCGGCGTCACCTTCGAACTGTCCGCGCTGGACGACCAGGCCCAGCCCACCTCCGGACAGCAGAACGCCACCAAACTCGCCGGCGACAAGAAGGTCGTCGGCATCGTCGGCCCGCTGAACTCCAGCGTCGCCCAGTCCATGCAACAGGTGGCCCAGTCCAACACGGTCGCCCTCATCTCCCCGGCCAACACCACCCCCGACCTCACCCAGGGCAAGGACTGGAAACAGGACCGGCGGAAGCGGCAGTTCAGCACCTATTTCCGTACCGCCACCACCGACGAGGTCCAGGGCGCCTTCGGCGGAAAATACGCCCACGATCAGATCAAGGCCAAGACCGCCTACGTCATCGACGATCAGAAGACCTACGGCGTCGGCCTCGCGGCCGCCTTCTCCACCCAGTTCACCGCACTCGGCGGAAAGATCGCCGGTACCGAGCACGTCAACCCCGAGGACCGCGACTTCAAGGCCATCGTCTCCAAGGCCAAGAGCTCCGGAGCCGACCTCGTCTTCTACGGCGGCGAATACCCGGCCGCCGCACCCCTGAGCCAGCAGCTCAAGGAGAGCGGCGTCAAGGCTCCCCTCATGGGCGGCGACGGCATGTACAGCGCCGACTACATCAAACTCAACAAGAAATCCGCCGGCGACTACGCCACCTCCGTCGGCAAACCCGTCGAACAACTCGACTCCGCCAAGAAGTTCATCGAGGACTACAAGGCCGCGGGCTACAAGGACCGCTACGAGGCGTACGGCGGCTCCACCTACGACGCCACCTGGGCCATCATCCAGGCCGTCAAAGCCGTCGTCGCCGACAACGGCGGCAAACTGCCCGACGGCGCCCGCGCCAAGGTCGTCGAGGCCCTCAACAAGGTCAAGTTCGACGGGGTCACCGGAACCGTCTCCTTCGACAAGTACGGCGACACCACCAACACCATGATCACCGCTTACCAGGTCGAGGGGGACACCTGGAAGGCCCGCCACAGCGCCGAGTTCAAACGCTGA
- the polA gene encoding DNA polymerase I yields the protein MAYRAFFALPAENFTTSGGQPTNAVYGFASMLANTLRDESPTHFAVAFDVSRKTWRSEEYAEYKATRSKTPDEFKGQVELIGELLDHMRVPRFAVDGYEADDVIATLAVQAEAQGFEVSIVTGDRDSFQLVSDAVTVLYPTKGVSELTRFTPEKVQEKYGLSPAQYPDFAALRGDPSDNLPGIPGVGEKTAAKWINQFGSFAELVERADEVKGKAGQNLREHLEAVKLNRRLTEMVRDVELSTGPEGLVREAYDLTALGGLLDRLEIRNRSLRDRLWGTDPAAVVEEAAEELEIELDGRMLGQGELAGWLADIPADVPAAVVAGYDWKLGSGDVHEVALALPDDRACWFVPQELSEDDDRAFAAWLADADRPKVLHMGKRVVRVFAERGWRVEGVTMDTAVAAYLDEPGSRPFETDPLNRHRQKRAGKVRINKGKRQLTELEVLVEDKLGRSLPRVDPDKAEAGQQAFDFDGTADKEAAEKLMIEARAVLDLGVFYERKLAGTGALELMRDLELPVGDLLVAMEREGIAVDRARLERLSEEYLGEIEQAVAEAHRAAGREFNLSSPKQLQEILFEELGLPKTKKIKTGYTTDADALAWLAAQTENELPVVLLRHRDRAKLKTTVDGLINNLAADGRIHTTFNQMVAATGRLSSTDPNLQNIPVRTGDGSRIRRCFVVGEGFESLMTADYSQIELRVMAHLSEDEGLIEAFTSGEDLHTTVASQVFGVAKTEVDPEMRRKIKAMSYGLAYGLSAFGLSQQLGISPGEAGGLMDTYFERFGGVRDYLRRVVEEARATGYTETMLGRRRYLPDLNSDNRQRREMAERMALNAPIQGTAADIVKVAMLRVAEALEKEKLATRMLLQVHDEIVLEVAPGEREKVEELVRREMAGAVSLRAPLDVSVGVGGDWESAAH from the coding sequence ATGGCCTACCGGGCCTTCTTCGCGCTGCCCGCGGAGAACTTCACGACCTCCGGCGGCCAGCCGACGAACGCGGTGTACGGCTTCGCGTCGATGCTCGCGAACACCCTGCGTGACGAGAGCCCCACGCACTTCGCGGTGGCGTTCGACGTGTCGCGCAAGACGTGGCGTTCCGAGGAGTACGCGGAGTACAAGGCGACCCGGTCCAAGACCCCCGACGAGTTCAAGGGGCAGGTGGAGCTGATCGGCGAGCTGCTGGACCACATGCGGGTGCCGCGCTTCGCCGTCGACGGGTACGAGGCGGACGACGTGATCGCCACCCTGGCGGTCCAGGCCGAGGCCCAGGGCTTCGAGGTGTCGATCGTCACCGGCGACCGGGATTCGTTCCAGCTCGTCAGCGACGCAGTCACGGTGCTCTACCCGACGAAGGGCGTCTCGGAGCTGACCCGCTTCACGCCGGAGAAGGTCCAGGAGAAGTACGGCCTCTCGCCCGCCCAGTACCCGGACTTCGCGGCGCTGCGCGGCGACCCGTCGGACAACCTGCCGGGCATCCCGGGCGTCGGCGAGAAGACCGCCGCGAAGTGGATCAACCAGTTCGGTTCGTTCGCGGAGCTGGTGGAGCGGGCCGACGAGGTCAAGGGCAAGGCCGGGCAGAACCTGCGGGAGCACTTGGAGGCGGTCAAGCTCAACCGCCGCCTCACCGAGATGGTGCGGGACGTCGAGCTGTCGACGGGCCCGGAGGGGCTGGTCCGGGAGGCGTACGACCTCACCGCGCTCGGCGGGCTGCTGGACCGCCTGGAGATCCGCAACCGGAGCCTGCGCGACCGGCTGTGGGGCACGGACCCGGCCGCGGTCGTCGAGGAGGCGGCCGAGGAGCTGGAGATCGAACTGGACGGCCGGATGCTGGGCCAGGGCGAGCTGGCCGGCTGGCTGGCCGACATCCCGGCGGACGTGCCGGCCGCCGTGGTCGCCGGTTACGACTGGAAGCTCGGCTCGGGCGACGTCCACGAGGTGGCGCTGGCCCTGCCGGACGACCGGGCCTGCTGGTTCGTCCCGCAGGAGCTGTCCGAGGACGACGACCGGGCGTTCGCCGCCTGGCTGGCCGACGCGGACCGCCCCAAGGTGCTGCACATGGGCAAGCGCGTGGTCCGCGTCTTCGCCGAGCGCGGCTGGCGGGTCGAGGGCGTCACCATGGACACCGCCGTCGCCGCCTACCTGGACGAGCCGGGCTCCCGGCCGTTCGAGACGGACCCGCTCAACCGCCACCGGCAGAAGCGGGCCGGCAAGGTCCGTATCAACAAGGGCAAGCGCCAGCTCACCGAGCTGGAGGTGCTGGTCGAGGACAAGCTCGGCCGGTCCCTCCCGCGCGTCGACCCCGACAAGGCCGAGGCCGGCCAGCAGGCGTTCGACTTCGACGGCACGGCCGACAAGGAAGCCGCCGAGAAGCTGATGATCGAGGCCCGCGCGGTCCTCGACCTGGGCGTCTTCTACGAGCGGAAGCTCGCCGGCACGGGCGCGCTGGAGCTGATGCGCGACCTGGAGCTCCCGGTCGGCGACCTGCTCGTCGCCATGGAGCGCGAGGGCATCGCCGTCGACCGGGCCCGCCTGGAGCGGCTGTCCGAGGAGTACCTGGGCGAGATCGAGCAGGCCGTCGCCGAGGCGCACCGCGCCGCCGGCCGCGAGTTCAACCTCTCCTCGCCCAAGCAGCTCCAGGAGATCCTCTTCGAGGAGCTCGGCCTGCCCAAGACCAAGAAGATCAAGACCGGTTACACCACCGACGCCGACGCGCTGGCCTGGCTCGCCGCCCAGACGGAGAACGAGCTGCCGGTCGTCCTGCTGCGCCACCGCGACCGCGCCAAGCTCAAGACGACCGTCGACGGCCTGATCAACAACCTGGCGGCGGACGGCCGGATCCACACCACCTTCAACCAGATGGTGGCCGCCACCGGCCGGCTGTCCTCCACCGACCCCAACCTGCAGAACATTCCGGTGCGCACCGGCGACGGCAGCCGCATCCGCCGCTGCTTCGTGGTCGGCGAGGGCTTCGAGTCGCTGATGACGGCCGACTACAGCCAGATCGAACTGCGCGTCATGGCCCACCTGTCGGAGGACGAGGGCCTCATCGAGGCGTTCACCTCCGGCGAGGACCTGCACACCACGGTCGCCTCCCAGGTCTTCGGCGTGGCCAAGACCGAGGTCGACCCGGAGATGCGGCGCAAGATCAAGGCCATGTCGTACGGGCTCGCCTACGGGCTGTCCGCGTTCGGTCTCTCGCAGCAGCTCGGGATCTCCCCGGGCGAGGCGGGCGGCCTGATGGACACCTACTTCGAGCGGTTCGGCGGAGTGCGCGACTACCTGCGCCGGGTGGTCGAGGAGGCCCGCGCCACCGGCTACACCGAGACGATGCTCGGCCGCCGCCGCTACCTGCCCGACCTCAACAGCGACAACCGCCAGCGGCGGGAGATGGCGGAGCGCATGGCGCTCAACGCGCCCATCCAGGGCACCGCCGCCGACATCGTCAAGGTCGCCATGCTGCGGGTGGCCGAGGCGCTGGAGAAGGAGAAGCTGGCCACCCGGATGCTGCTCCAGGTGCACGACGAAATCGTGCTGGAGGTGGCCCCCGGCGAGCGGGAGAAGGTCGAGGAGCTGGTGCGCCGGGAGATGGCCGGGGCCGTGAGCCTGCGGGCCCCGCTCGACGTGTCGGTCGGCGTCGGCGGCGACTGGGAGTCCGCCGCTCACTGA
- a CDS encoding PaaI family thioesterase, whose protein sequence is MGEQSRTVFPQEILDAWAGSGLDLPALFSAGHLGERMGVRVVEASPDRVVGTMPVEGNTQPYGLLHGGASAVLAETLGSVGAMLHGGPTRIAVGVDLNCTHHRGLRSGLVTGVATPVHRGRTSATYEIAVTDEQGKRVCSARLTCVIRDNPQASA, encoded by the coding sequence ATGGGCGAACAGAGCCGGACCGTCTTTCCGCAGGAGATCCTCGACGCCTGGGCCGGCAGCGGCCTGGACCTGCCCGCCCTCTTCTCCGCGGGCCACCTCGGCGAGCGCATGGGCGTCCGCGTCGTCGAGGCGTCCCCCGACCGCGTCGTCGGCACCATGCCGGTCGAGGGCAACACCCAGCCGTACGGGCTGCTCCACGGCGGCGCCTCCGCCGTGCTCGCCGAGACGCTCGGATCCGTCGGCGCCATGCTGCACGGCGGACCCACGCGGATCGCCGTCGGCGTCGACCTCAACTGCACCCACCACCGCGGGCTCCGCTCCGGCCTCGTCACCGGCGTCGCCACCCCCGTGCACCGCGGGCGCACCAGCGCCACGTACGAGATCGCCGTCACCGACGAGCAGGGCAAGCGCGTCTGCTCCGCCCGCCTCACCTGCGTCATCCGCGACAACCCGCAGGCATCCGCCTGA